The window cactgttacctcagggagattgcttgtgtctaccccagtgaacacagatctgaagtacccatttaattcttctgccatttctttgtttcccgtaatatattctgcaaatgtgttgctggtcaaagcacagcaggttaggcagcatctcaggaatagagaattcgacgtttcgagcataagcccttcatcaggaatgctatattcccctgtttctgtcttcaagggcccagttttagtcctaaccaatttttttttgctgaaaatgtgttgctggaaaagcgcagcaggtcaggcagcatccaaggaacaggaaattcgacgtttcaggcataagcccttcttctcctgaagaagcacttacacccgaaacgttgattctcctgttccttggatgctgcctgacctgctgcgcttttccagcaaaatattttcagctctgatctccagcatctacagacctcattttctactaaccatttttttgccttgcacatacttaaaaaagcttttactatcctccttttatattattggcctgtttacctttgtacctcatttttcctctgcgtatttccttcttagtaatcctctgttgctctttaaaggcttcccagtcctcagttttcccacttatctttgctatgttatactttttctcttttaactttatatgtttcttaacttccctcgtcagccacggctgcccatgcctcctcctgggatctttcttccttttaggacttctgcattatacacagaaatatctgccattgttcctcatccctgctaaggtattgcaccattgaactttggccagctcctccctccaagctccatagttccctttattcaacagaagtactgtcacttctgactgtaccctcgccctctcaaattgcagattgaagcttaatgtattatggtcactacttcccaatggctccttcacttcgaggtctctcaccaattctggttcgttacacaataccagatccagaattgccttctccctggtcgactccagcaccagctgctctaagaatccatctctgatgcactccacaaagtctctttcttgaggtccaataccatcctgattctcccggTCTACCtgcataacaactgtagtaacatctttgcgacaagccaatttcagctcctgattcatcttgcATCCGACATCCAGACGACTGTtttggggcctgtagatgactcccaagagggtctttttacccttagtatttcacagctctatccatactgactctacatcccctgactctaggtccccccacgcaaaggactgaatatcctcccttaccaacatggctaccccaccccctctgcccgtcagtctgtccttacgatagcacgtgtagccttgaatattcatttcccaggccctgtccacttgaagccatgtctcagttatccccacaatatcgtatctgctaatttccaaaagagcctcaagctcatcttatgtctaatgcttcgtgcattcatatatagtatttttaatttgttactgctctcacccttcccatcaacccctatttcactcaaccttacagcatgatccctttccgagttttctgcctcattgatacaattgtctttcttgacttctcttgttctaactttcccttcaatttcttttttaaacctccagtttgtcccctccccctcccgctatttagtttaaacgtagctgtgttgcagtagcaaacctgcgtgccagaatgctggtccctaacctattaaggtgcaaatcatctctcttgtagaatttatgcttaccacaaaacataccccagtgatccaagaactcaaatccttgcttcctgcaccagttccccaaccacacgttcaagtccattatctccctgtttctggccacaccagcctGAGGAagtggaagcaaaccggagataaccaccttggatgtcctgcttttcagctttcttcctagttctccgaagtcccgctgtagtatgttcctcctcttcttcccgacatcatttgtgccgacatgtaccaccacctctggctcttcaccttcgtccttgaggatttcccgcactctgtccgcgatgtctttcaccctggcaccaggaaggcaacacaccatccttaagtcccgtctgctgccacaaaaaccctggtcagttcctctccctatggagtcccctatcaccacggctctgtgcgatgtccgactcttccgctctgcctctgcgccaacttttgattgacagacctggccgccttgtgaactggtttagaagaatgaaagaaattTCTAAATTTGTACTAGCCAGTTTGAGTAATGAGATTAACATTTTGGGAGGAGGACAATGCTGTTTTAATAATCGTATTATATGCTATTTATTTCCAGGTGCTATATTAACAGGACAATGACAGAATACAAATTGGTGGTCGTAGGAGCTGGTGGTGTTGGGAAGAGTGCTCTAACTATTCAGCTGATACAAAACCACTTTGTGGATGAATATGATCCAACTATAGAGGTAAGGCAAAAAAATATGTAAAATGCTCCCTGGAGAccagagtggcaaatggaatctAGACAAGAAATAATTGTGGAGCTACCATACTAACTGTGTCTGTGGAGAGTTAAATATAAGGAAATGAATCATACATTTAGACTCTCATGTTTACTTTAATCTTTTTTACATTTTACAAAACTCAAGTCCCTAAACAGCAAAAGTTGACTTTAATCTATATAGTTATGTCATTAAACTCCCTGCTAATGACCGCTATTAATGGGATTGTTTTACTTTAATTTAATTACTCCAATTGATCTGTCAGGATAAACAATGGTTCAGAGAATGAGCTGGACCTTTCCCTTTTTGAAAACAAAAGCAATGGAGTGGTTCATGGCTTGTAGCTTAAGACTTGATTTGGAGCTTGATCTTTAACTGGAAAGTATGAAGTAGATAAGATGCCACAGTTATAAATAATAGGTGCGGAAGTTATAATGTTTAATGGGTAAGAAAAGATGTGTCAAGTATAGGTAATGGTTTAAAGTTTTCTTTATAGTCTTGCATTTGTACTGAATGGAAGTAATTTAAGTAGAATTTATTGTGTCAGAAGAATGCTTTTGCATGAAATGGAGATTACATTTAAAATCCAGCCTTTGACTGCTGGTGGGCCCAGGTTAAAatgtttttaatcaatctgctcagatGTTATTACTGAACTCTGGATCAGGCAGGATTCAAACGTGTACCTCCTGGCTCAAATATAGGCTGTACTCATTTTAGTTTCTTTCCTGGTAGCTCTTAATGGCAAAAACACCCCCACCATAATCTGCAATCTACAACCCTATAAAGATTAATAAGTGAAACTTGTGAAAATTATATCTGATTCCATGATGGAAACCACTCTAATTTGTTTGACAAGTGAGTAAAATTGGGAAAACGAAGAAAAGGTACAGCCTCTGAGATCTGCTGATGCCAGAATCTGTTTCCAGTCAATGGAGCCATCGTCCAAATTACAGGAAATATCCTCTGCTTACGGCATTGTTTGGGAAAGTGCACTCCAGTGATTGATCTTGCTCTGCTAATTAGTTAATCCAACCAGACCATAAAAGTCTTGTGTTTTCTGCCGAGTCATCTGAATTTATGGAGAGCAGATGTTGAGACAGTGGCGCTGGTAGTACCCTACAGGTTAGGGAGTGAGTAGACAGCTAGAGAAATGAAAATCAAATCAAGAGgatattgtttctatttaaacgATCATCCAATGTGCAAGGGTATGGTGAAAAGACAGTGGAATGACATTAAGTCATGATGTTCAGTTAGAGAGCTAGTATAGAACTATGGGCTGaatagagttgaaaaatgtggtgctggaaaaacacagcaggccaggcagcatccgaggagcaggagaattgatgttttgggcatagcccttcttcaggctgaacagcctacttctgcaccataacaattctgagaTTCTCAGACTTGTGGGGAAAATGGATTTCAGGCAAAGAGAAGGTAGGTTAGAAGGATGACCAAAATCTTAGTCAGAGATAAACTTTAAGGAGACTCTTGAAAGTCAAAAAGGGAGCTCAAGGTAGAGACTGGTCCAGATATTTTCCTTTGAGGAACTAAGTTCAAGATATGGTAGCTGTCAGTGTTGTGGTGAAATAAGTGAGTTGGGTTAAAAGAAATAATTGCAAATCAAATCACAAATGCAATTTTCCTTATACAATCTATTCTTGAATGCTAACAATTTCTTAAACCAAAAAGGCTGGAAATTTTAACTTTAAGATTATGAAGTATAAGGATATCTTATCTTTCTAAATGTTCTAATTTGCTTCTTTAATCTTTTACCTACAGTACCTTTTTTAGGCAATTACATGGAACGAAACCCGGAAAATATTTGAAATTTCCAATACAAAACAGACTTGAGTTGCGATTAGAACTGTGGACTTGTTTAACTTTTCTCAATAATTCTTCTCCGTTTGATTTAACTCCTTCCACAAGGTGAAGAGAATTAAATTGATGCAAAGTACAACCGACTTGATTACCAACTCTACTTTCACTTTTCCACTGTGTAGGATTCCTACAGGAAACAGGTGGTTATTGATGGAGAAACCTGTTTATTAGATATTCTGGACACAGCAGGTCAAGAGGAATACAGTGCTATGAGAGATCAATACATGCGAACAGGCGAGGGTTTCCTCTGCGTCTTTGCTATCAATAACATAAAATCCTTCGAAGATGTCCATCTGTATAGGTTAGTATTATGTAaggttcagaactgaaaaaaaaacctggaacCAGATTTGTATTAGCTATTTTAAAACAACAAAGGAatacaatttcattttttttgtaagtggaattgtgaacattttcataattttaaaatttcccACTTAAGATTCTTGATAAGACCATTCTTTGAACACCAAATGGGATTTGTCAAGATTAGATACGTAGGAACACAACCACtttgcaagttcccatccaagtcgCACACCATCTTGATGTGGAAACAtgactgttccttcaatgtcactgggtcaaaatcggGGAAATTTCTTCCTAATAGTACTGTTTCTCTATGCCCAAGGTTCAAGAAGAGCAATTTAGGAACAGGCATTGAATGCTGTTCAGTCAGTGCCACGTCTCAtggatacattttttaaaaatatgcttttACCCAAATATTACTGTAGTCCTGAACATAAAGCCAGCATTCCAGTAGTCTTTCTGATGATTTTTATGTACCAATGTTGATAACGTTGAATGATCTTTGGACTTGAACTTCAGCTCCTTTGGATCCTCTTTTGTTTTTCACTGTTTGTCATTGAGAAAGTACCCCATTGTATTCGACACTGAAATATGTTGGCCACAGTTTTACGTCTTCATTTAATTTATTGATAGCTCTGTGTAATTTAACACTCTAATCTGCGCTGCTTAATTGTGACTGTTTTTGTTGTAAAATTTGGATGTGGTTTTCTATTTCGTCATCTATTCCATTAATAAATACCAAAAATAAGTGAGACCCTATCCCAGATCTTTGCGAGGTATCAGTACACACACCCTGCCAATTTAAACACCTGTCTGTTATTTTGACTGTTTGTAAAATTATAGCTGTTTTACAATTCCTGATACAGTATTTGTTACTCTTTACCGTTATTTTCTTCACTACTGTTACTTTGTTTGGCCTCATTATCAAAATGCTGCCGAGCATAGGAATGGAACCTGATTAACTTTTAAGATAACATTATAATTGCAACATTATAACATGAATGGGAAACATATTATAGATCTTAGCAAACATTTTTCCCAGGAGTAAGTTGTGTGTAAAAGGTGCCTTTCAAATtgcatagaacattatagcgcagtaaaGGCCCATTGGCCCtctgttgcgccaacctgtggaaccaaactGAAGCCCTTCaaatctacactattccactttcatccatatctttatccaatgaccatttaaatgcccttaaagttagcaaatctactactgttgctgttcctttcccctactactctcacaataaagaaactaccttcaagaataaaaggatgactagggtaggtatcggtccagtcaaggatagtagtgggaagttgtgtgtggaggcggaggagattggagagacattaaatcagtacttttcatcagtattcactcaggaacaggacactgttgctgatgtgaatatggaataacaaataattagaatggatgccctggaaatatgcagggaagaggttttgggaatattggaaaggatgaatatagataagtctcctgggcctgatggcatttaccccaggatcctatgggaagctagggaggagatagcagagccattggcctggatttttatgtcgtcattgtcaacgggaatagtaccagaggactggaggatagcgaatgtggtcgcattgttcaagaaagggagtagggatagccctagtaactataggccagtgagtctgacttcagtggtgggcaaagtcttagagagaatggtaagggataagatttatgaacatctgggtaggaataacgtgatcagggatagccagcatggttttgtgaagggcaggtcgtgcctcacaaaccttattgagttctttgagaaggtgactaaggaagtggacgagggtaaagcagtagatgttgtgtatatggattttagtaaggcgttcgataaggttccccatggtaggctaatgctaaaactacggaggtatggcattgaggatacattagaggtttggattaggaattggctggctggaaggagacagagggtagtagttgatggattatgttcatcttggagcgcagttactagcggtgtaccacaaggatctgttttgggaccattgctttttgttatctttataaatgatctagaggaaggacttgaaagctgggtaagcaagtttgcggatgacacaaaagtcggtggagttgtggatagtgaggaaggaagtggtaggttacagcggaatatagataagttgcagagctgggcggaaatgtggcaaatggaattcaatgtagctaagtgcgaagtcgttcactttggtaggaataacaagatgatggattactgggctaatggtaggctacttggtagtgtggatgagcagagggatcttggtgtccatgtacacagatctctgaaagttgccacccaggtaaatagtgctgtgaggaaggcatatggtgtactgggctttattggcagaggaattgagttccggagtcctgaggtcatgttgcagttgtataagactctggtgaggcctcatctggagtattgtgtgcagttttggtcgccatactataggaaggatgtggaagctttagaacgagtgcagaggaggtttaccaggatgttgcctggaatggtaggaaaatcttatgaggaaaggctgaggcacttggggctgttctcattggagaagagaaggtttaggggagatctgatagaagtgtataagatgattaggggtttagatagggtagatactaagaaccttttaccgctaatggagtcaggtgttactaggggacatagctttaaattaaggggtggtaggtataggacagatgttaggggtagattcttcacacagcgggttgtgagttcatggaatgccctgcccgtatcagtggtgaactctccttctttatggtcatttaagcgggcattggataggcatttggaagttattgggctagtataggttaggtaggattcggtcggcgcaacatcgagggccgaagggcctgtactgcgctgtatccttctatgttctatgttctacctctgacatctgtcctagatctattacccctcaatttaaagctatgtcccttcacgATAGCCATTACCATCTAAgggaaaaagctctcactgtccaccctttctaaccctctgattatcttgtatgtctcaattaagtcatctctcaaccttctaatgaaaacagcctctagTCCCTCAGCCTAtcctcatgagaccttccctccatattaggcaacatcctggttaatctcctctgcatcctttccaaagcttccacatccttcccataatgcagtgaccagaattgtacataatactccaagtgcggccgcattagagttttgtacagctgcaacatgaccttgtggttccaaaactcaatccctctaccaataaaagctaacacactgtatgccttcttaacaaccctcgaggagaaagtgaggactcgagatcagagctgaaaatgtgttgctggaaaagcgcagcaggtcaggcagcagacgTCATGGTTCGCTGCGGTGGTAgctgccgcgggcgctgtagcggccgcgtGGTTAATGGCGCTAGAGTGATTTCGGAGgctgatggaagattctggaacagttgaggaacccagagtgtcgggacaagtacatgaaagtttttggtacttactgtcctGGAGAacggctcatgtccgaaacgtcgattctcctgctctttggatgctacctgacctgctgcgcttttccagcaacacattttcagcttctaaacaaccctgtcaacctgggtggcaactttcagagggATCTCTGtacatctgcactaccaagaatcttaccattagcccagtattctgcattccagttgctccttccaaagtgagtaAACTCACACTTTCACATTAAACTTTatttgcccagctctgcagcttatctatgtccctctgtaacctacaacatccttcagcactatccacaactccaccaacttcagtgtcatccacaaatttactaacccatccttctacatccttatccaggtcatttataaaactgaccaacagcaatggccccaaaacagatccttgtggtacaccactagtaactgaattccaggatgaacatttcccatcaaccaccaccctctggcttcttttaactagccaatttctgatccaaaccgctaaaacGCACTCGAtcccatgcctcagtattt of the Hemiscyllium ocellatum isolate sHemOce1 chromosome 33, sHemOce1.pat.X.cur, whole genome shotgun sequence genome contains:
- the LOC132831454 gene encoding GTPase HRas-like; protein product: MTEYKLVVVGAGGVGKSALTIQLIQNHFVDEYDPTIEDSYRKQVVIDGETCLLDILDTAGQEEYSAMRDQYMRTGEGFLCVFAINNIKSFEDVHLYREQINRVKDSDDVPMVLVGNKCDLPARTVDTKQAQELAKSYGIPFIETSAKTRQGVEDAFYTLVREIRKYKEKISKNGKKKKKPSKKKCIIL